From a region of the Synechococcus sp. PCC 7502 genome:
- a CDS encoding SDR family oxidoreductase — protein sequence MSKTVLITGASSGIGKQTALWFQKRGWNVVATMRSPETATELSQLDRVLCLKLDVTDINSITLALEQAIAEFGRIDVLVNNAGYGLAGVFEASTIEQVKRQFATNVFGLMDVTRSLLPHFRQHKGGVIVNVASVGGRVAFPLLSLYHSTKWAVEGFSESLQHELKPLNIRVKIIEPGPIKTDFYDRSLDLITNPDITAYDPIIATVSPNMNRLGQTGYPAELVAKTIYEASTDNSWRLRYPVGGAAPLLFLRKLLPDRLFTLIIEQIMLAK from the coding sequence ATGTCTAAAACTGTACTTATAACTGGTGCCTCCAGTGGCATTGGCAAACAAACGGCACTATGGTTTCAAAAACGAGGCTGGAATGTGGTAGCAACCATGCGATCGCCGGAGACAGCTACGGAACTATCACAACTGGATCGGGTACTATGCCTAAAATTAGATGTGACTGATATTAATTCCATTACCTTGGCTCTGGAGCAAGCGATCGCTGAATTTGGTCGAATCGATGTATTAGTTAATAATGCAGGTTATGGACTAGCGGGAGTATTTGAAGCCTCAACCATTGAGCAAGTAAAAAGGCAGTTTGCTACTAATGTGTTTGGTTTAATGGATGTGACCCGCTCTCTGCTTCCCCATTTTCGTCAACACAAGGGCGGAGTTATTGTTAACGTAGCTTCTGTGGGTGGACGGGTAGCGTTTCCCCTATTAAGCCTGTACCATAGCACCAAATGGGCAGTGGAAGGTTTTTCCGAATCATTGCAACATGAACTCAAACCTCTGAATATTAGGGTAAAAATTATTGAACCAGGTCCCATTAAAACCGATTTTTACGATCGCTCCCTAGACCTAATTACTAACCCCGATATAACTGCCTACGATCCAATTATTGCTACGGTTTCCCCTAACATGAATAGATTAGGACAGACGGGCTATCCTGCGGAGTTAGTAGCTAAGACCATATACGAAGCTAGTACCGATAATTCATGGCGATTACGCTATCCAGTGGGTGGAGCTGCTCCCTTATTATTTTTACGCAAACTCTTGCCTGATCGCCTATTCACTTTAATTATAGAGCAGATCATGCTAGCTAAGTAG
- a CDS encoding DUF433 domain-containing protein, translating into MRLEDYFDFLSPDDIRIKGHRIGIKDVIRYYLSGFSPEDILEELPSLNLEKIHAVITFYLGNRSQIDAYMLRLEKSQEQDYQEWLLKEPTEVIARLRSLKAQVGKELLPTS; encoded by the coding sequence ATGCGTTTAGAAGACTATTTTGACTTTTTAAGTCCTGATGATATTCGGATTAAAGGTCATCGCATTGGAATTAAAGATGTGATTAGATACTACTTAAGCGGCTTTAGTCCTGAAGATATTTTAGAAGAACTACCAAGTCTCAACCTAGAAAAAATCCATGCAGTAATTACTTTTTATTTGGGTAATCGGTCTCAAATTGATGCCTATATGCTTCGTTTAGAAAAGTCACAGGAGCAAGATTATCAAGAGTGGCTGCTAAAAGAGCCTACTGAAGTCATTGCTCGATTGCGATCGCTTAAGGCACAAGTAGGGAAGGAATTGTTACCTACATCATGA
- a CDS encoding B12-binding domain-containing radical SAM protein gives MKTLLLYPQFPQSFWSYDRTIKMVGLKSVIPPLGMITVAALLPKDWEIRFYDRNVVPETDADWQWCDLVILSAMLVQKSDFHTLIQKALRLGKKVAVGGAYPTSVPQDALDTGADYLVLDEGEVTVPLFLEAIAEGKGNGIFRGVEKPDMTKSPMPRFDLLPMDQYFMMSIQFSRGCPFNCEFCDIISLYGRKPRTKEPHQTLGELQTLYDLGWRGSVFVVDDNFIGNQRNVKRFLRALIPWMRSHNYPFTFMTEASVNLAEDDELLDLMVEAGFYSVFLGIETPDQDSLEVTQKLQNMRYPLVESCRKINDAGLLIYAGFILGFDGERSGAGDRIQEFVKETNIPQPMLGILQALPNTQLWERLKQEHRLVTGIGVTEVGDQNTLMNFIPTRPLAEIAREYVEGFWRLYEPKNYLERCLYQCLNIRSRTNLRQTMKLPLNKGLRLIIQLIWHQGIRRSEIRGQFWRQLWLILRQKPQFLNMYLGLCATGEHFWEYREVARSRITAQLGYDPLQISAPNTIQAKIMELAET, from the coding sequence ATGAAAACATTACTGCTCTATCCTCAGTTTCCTCAGTCGTTTTGGTCTTATGATCGCACGATTAAGATGGTGGGATTAAAGTCAGTGATTCCACCCTTAGGCATGATTACGGTGGCGGCATTGTTACCAAAGGATTGGGAAATACGGTTTTATGATCGGAATGTGGTTCCAGAAACAGATGCTGATTGGCAATGGTGTGATCTTGTAATTCTATCGGCGATGTTAGTGCAAAAATCAGATTTTCATACCCTGATTCAAAAGGCACTGAGATTGGGTAAAAAGGTGGCAGTGGGTGGGGCATACCCAACATCAGTTCCCCAAGATGCCTTAGATACTGGAGCAGACTATTTAGTTTTAGATGAAGGTGAGGTTACAGTTCCCCTATTTTTAGAGGCGATCGCTGAGGGGAAAGGAAATGGTATCTTTCGGGGCGTGGAAAAACCTGACATGACTAAAAGTCCAATGCCTCGCTTTGATTTGCTGCCGATGGATCAGTATTTCATGATGTCCATTCAGTTCTCACGGGGATGTCCCTTTAACTGTGAATTTTGCGACATTATTTCCCTATACGGACGTAAGCCTCGCACTAAAGAACCGCATCAGACCTTAGGCGAACTGCAAACGCTCTATGATCTAGGCTGGCGCGGATCGGTATTTGTTGTAGATGATAACTTTATTGGCAATCAACGTAATGTCAAACGGTTTTTACGAGCATTAATTCCGTGGATGCGATCGCATAATTATCCATTTACATTTATGACCGAAGCATCGGTAAACCTTGCTGAAGATGATGAATTACTAGATTTAATGGTGGAGGCAGGTTTTTATTCCGTATTTTTGGGCATAGAAACTCCCGATCAAGATAGCCTAGAAGTTACTCAAAAACTGCAAAATATGCGCTATCCCTTGGTAGAGTCCTGTCGCAAGATTAATGATGCAGGATTATTGATTTATGCAGGGTTTATTTTGGGATTTGATGGTGAGAGATCGGGAGCAGGAGATCGGATCCAAGAGTTTGTTAAAGAAACTAATATTCCTCAACCAATGCTGGGGATTTTACAGGCATTACCGAATACGCAACTATGGGAACGGCTCAAACAAGAACACCGTTTAGTGACAGGGATAGGCGTAACTGAAGTTGGAGATCAGAATACCTTAATGAATTTCATTCCTACTCGTCCATTAGCTGAAATTGCAAGGGAGTATGTGGAAGGATTTTGGCGGCTCTATGAACCTAAGAACTATCTGGAAAGGTGCTTATACCAATGCCTGAATATTCGCAGTAGAACTAACCTGCGCCAGACTATGAAGTTACCTTTAAATAAAGGTTTACGCTTAATTATACAGTTAATTTGGCATCAGGGCATACGGCGATCGGAAATTCGTGGGCAGTTTTGGCGACAGCTATGGTTAATTTTGCGTCAAAAACCTCAGTTTCTGAATATGTACTTAGGACTATGTGCGACAGGTGAACACTTTTGGGAATATCGAGAGGTCGCTAGATCACGCATTACTGCCCAACTTGGCTATGACCCGTTACAGATATCCGCACCAAATACGATTCAGGCAAAAATTATGGAACTGGCGGAAACGTAA
- a CDS encoding DUF5615 family PIN-like protein — protein sequence MKIRFLLDENLSPKYKSAILRLNPQIDIMRVGEVSMPPLGTLDPEILIYLEMSKRLIVTDNRNTMPTHLEEHWSSGGHIWGLFWLRPNLTLSKAAEELNLVWGVSEAEEWVDKISWIPF from the coding sequence ATGAAAATACGATTTTTACTTGATGAAAACCTCTCACCTAAGTATAAATCTGCAATATTAAGGCTTAATCCCCAGATTGACATTATGAGAGTTGGCGAGGTAAGTATGCCACCTTTAGGAACACTTGATCCTGAAATTCTAATCTACTTAGAGATGTCAAAGAGATTAATAGTGACAGATAATCGAAATACTATGCCTACACATTTAGAAGAACATTGGTCTTCAGGTGGACATATTTGGGGGTTGTTTTGGTTACGCCCAAATCTCACTCTTAGCAAAGCTGCTGAAGAACTTAATCTTGTTTGGGGAGTTTCGGAAGCAGAGGAATGGGTTGATAAAATTAGTTGGATTCCTTTTTAG